TAATGAGAAAAGTGCCCTAACAGCTGTTAGTGAAAGCAGCGTCTTTGCCTTATCACCAGGGGCACTCTCAGGTGACTGAGGAGTTCTGTCTAGGAATAAACCTGTCTACAAAGCTGACAAAGCTGTgcagcctccccagcagcaTTGTTTTTGGTCAGCCTCCCATGTCTGTAACATGCACTTACTGtacctctctctctcccttagGCGCATGAGACGTTTGGCCAATACTGCTCCAGCCTGGTAGCCTTCCTCTTGTGACACTGGTGCTCTTCCTACAGACTTTATCCCTATTCCTCTCCCCAGATGGATCTAGAATTGGCAGGGGTCTTTCTGTCTCTGAAGGGGACACACATTCCACTTGCCACGAGTTCCCAGTACTGCTGACTTCTGCCCCCCTCCACCCAGTGCCACGTGCCCAGAATGCTGAGTGAGCAGCATGACCTAGCTGGGACCTGTGGCAGGTGTTGGAGCCCTTACATACCTGTGTGTGGACAGTGTAAAGATTCTTTTCTATAGGTGCAACATGCACTCCTAGGAcaactttttaaataaaaggaatGCATACAATGTAGGCTGAGTTCAGTCAGTTTGCATGAACAGTGAATCTCACCATGTTTTGTGCTGTTCTGGTAACTGAGCAGTCCCAGGGCCTAATATTAATGCTTTTGGGTAAAGTGCTGAACACTCACATGCATtcacttttcctgagtgctttACTTCAACAGGTACAACAGCCCAAAACCTTTTAGTACAGGGGAAAGTGAGAAGATTTAGAACTAGAAGCAGCACACACTCTAAGGGTTGGTCTGTTACCAGACTTGGCACAGTCTGTAATGACCTCAGGGAGGTATTCAGCTGGTTTACTCAACAAGGTAGAAGAGTTTAACTGAAATCACAGGCTTAAGAGTCATTTCTGTCAGATGTCAGCCTGGTTTGTGGTCATCCCTGTTTTTTGTGAAGAGTGCATCTGGAAAACAGCACAGTCtttgcactggcacagcaggcaaaGCCTCCAGTCACTGAGATTGGAGCTTCTCTGCAGCCATTGCCTTTGCTGTGCTCACTGTCAGCACACAACACTGCCAGCTGCACTGCACAGAGCACTCAAAGCAAAGTGGGTGTCATGAATGCCCTTAGCACTGCAGTGTCAGCATTTTGCAACCCAAGAAACAACCTGTCTTTCTCTAGggagtttaaaaacaaaatccacTGAAGtgagatttaaagaaaaatccaaGCTTGCTTACCAACTAATTAGAATCTGTCTTGCTGTTGAGGTACCCCATCTCTTTGATAGAGTTCCTACCATTCACTGCCAGAACTGATGAGTCTTGCAAGCAAGGCAGATTTTGCTGGCAGCCTGACAGTTATGTTCAGGCCTTTATGATAAAGCCATAGGTTTTATGATCCTTGCTGATCCACCCACCCTGCTAGCACAGTCAAAAAACACTTTCTGGCCTTAATTTATCATGTTTAGACTTGAGTAATAACAGAGCCAGTTCTGATTCCTGGGTGGGAGGGAACTTTTTCCAGATGTTAGTCTGCAGAAACTGAAAACTTGCAATTTAGTAATAATATTATTCAGTCTTATCCTAGGCTCCTGTTCCAGAGTGGTACTCCATGTATTACTTCATATTAGAGAGGTTAAAAGGTTATTTGAGCAAGGAAGACAAACCTTAGCCTCCCATGTAAAACATGTTTTGGCTCATGGACATAAAAACTCTGAGCCTTCCTGAGAACACTTCAGCCTTCCTTTGTTATATGACTGGGGACTTCTGCCAGCAGCCTCTTCAGGGAATTTGACTAAAATAAGTGTGAAACTGCTGTAGCCTTGAATTAGCATCTGTGGTGCagtttttttaattgctgtgaAGTTTGTGATTACTAATCCTCAAGTTCACAATGAGGTGCAGGCACTGAAGGATTTCAGCACCTCTCTGCTTCTCAAGGCCAGAGGGGCTGTACAAATTGTTcctcagagcagccagggacaAAGCAGGACAGTTGAGAAAGATGGGAACTTCAGCCAGCTTTCTTCATGTAGCATTAGGACTATGGggaacagccaggagcagctttcttgcTCTGCAATCACAATGCCTTGGGTTTATCTGGTACCCCACCTAAAAGCACAGCCCCACTGTTAAATTTCAAAGCCCCATCTCAGGCACTTTACAACAACAGCTGGAGACTTCAAAGAGAAACTCCTTCTAGGGACTGAAACCCCAGCTCTGTTGTCATTATTCTTAGTGCCACTGTATCTTCTAGAACAAATTACCACCAGCACAGGCCTCTCAGCCTCTTTGCAGAGGGAAGCGTAAGTGCACCAAGAGTTTGTTCAAATCAGGTCTGAGCTTTGATAGTGTTTTATTAGAAGACCACTGGGGAGGGGGAGTTGGTGTGTGCGGGGTTCTGTGGGTGTGCTTAATCAGATGCTGGTTGCTCCCATTTCATAGCTTGGTGGTGGTTTGCAGGTCTGAGCAGGCAGCACTGTTAGAGTGAGCTGCTGTAAGATTCCATGTGTGCAGACTCCTTTGAGGTTGGGTACAAGCACAGTGGCTACTGTGTTAGCAAGGGTGATCAGATCCATTGCATACAGGTGTCAGGGGAGGGATGAGCtaatttcattttcccctgaaACTCAGATGTTTAAGTTTCAGAACTAAAAAATTCAACAAGAGTGGAATTACACTGCAGGTGCAGACAGTCTTTATTGCCAGTGTCAAGTGCTGCTTCCAGCCACTGCCTGGAACAAGTGTCCAGCTCAGTCCCTTTGTCCTTCCCAGGCACCCCTTTATCCAATTAGACATCCCCCACACTCCTCatgctctgcagccctgctgagagaAGAGGGAAAGGGCATCTTCCAGCCTTGCCCaccagaaaagaaaatcccaaaccTGGCAGTTTTGAGCAAATTCCTGATGAtttgctgcctctgcccctggcAGAAATGGACacacaactgaaaaataaagactTTAATGTAAAGACTCTTTGGAAACAACCACCAGAAAAGGAGTGGGAGACATAGAGGGAAGAAAGAGGCTGAGCTGCATTCTACCATGGTACAGAACTACTTCACTGAAAGCCCACAAAGAGGTCTCACAAGAGTGAGGGCCAGGTGCACCTTTGTACAGAGGGCTTGACCTGGCACCCAGCGAGTCATtgacagcaggaggaggaactgGTTTAACACCCATTTCATAGTTATTCCACACCAGGGAGCTGAGGAGCCATCACAGCTTCAGCCCTGTCCCTAGAACAGCTCTAAGCATTCAGTTCTTGTGTGCAAAGCTCTGTGGATCCACTTGGTGCAGGGGGAGGATGGGTTACCCACACAAACAGCGACACACTACACATCGGAATGGCAACTGGTgttattccagtgggatctggGCCACAGCCACAGTCCAGCCAGGAGGGAGGAGTCTGGCCACACGAAGAAGTTCCCCATGCTActgtggatgctgctgctcGTTCTGGTCGTGGTCTCTAGGCTGGTGTTCTGGACGATCCTCAGGGAGAGGGTTGTAATTGGGATCCTCTTCAGGTGTGTCAAAAACCATCTTCCTGGCAAGGGACATGCCCGTCCCAGCAGGCAGGTTAGGAATCTGAGCTGAGGATGACAAACCCCCAGCCCTCCTAGGAACACCCTGGCCCTCTGTCAGCCACAGCCACTGGCCCATTGCAGCATCACCAACCATTCTTGGGCTCAGCTCAACACACAGTGATGACAGTACCTCCTTCCTGATCACGTCAGAGCTGACTGTCAGTGCACAGAGCAGAACTATTCTTAAACTATGAAACTACATCAGAAAAAATCCTGCCTCCATCCAGCATTTCCACAAGCAGTAAGCAGATTCTAGTTCTACCAGCAAGCTGAAGgtagcagcagctgctgtgtgggcCCTGTACACAGGTATATAATGTGCAAATAGTGCAGCAATCCATGGCCTGTGGAGCtgaggtgctggcagcaggcagttGCCTCTTACGGTCACAGTTTGCTATGGAAGTGATCAAGTTGAGAAAGCCCACAGTAAAGCCCAGAAAGAATCAACTTTACTTACAGAAAGCTGGGGGTTAACAGCAACTTCTTTCCTCCAGGCTGATTGGGGAAAACATCTTCCAAGAAATAATAGATATGACCCACTGCAATCCCTGGGGAGAGATGGCACCAAGGTCAGCCACAGCTGCAACTCCTTTGCCAGCTgaaccagagctgctgggccaAACTCTAAGAACCCCCCAACTGTGTGCCCacatccagctcctccagagccagggatgctgcaggttGCTGTGAtcagcagccagggagcccAGTAGCCTGAGGGCAGCATTGCACACCCAGGAGACCAGACACAGCAGTGTCAGAGCTCAGCATACCCAGCTTTACCACCACAGACTGACACACCAAAAAGCAGGTCACAAGCAAAAGCccaggcctgagcccagccACCCAGAAACCCAGGCAGCTCACTTGGGAAACCAAACAGGTCAGGTGAATCAAGAGGAGGTGCCAGTGTCCCAGTGGCACTGATGGGGACTGAGCACTGAGGCTGCAAGGTGGCCTTGTTGCCATCACCCACCAGCTGTGACTTACCCAGCAGGTCGATGATGATGGAgttgcccaggagcagagagaaTCCCATCAGGACCCAGGGCAGGAAGGGGGCTTGGAAGTTAAGAAGCCCAAAAAAGTTCATGCGGATGTAAGGGTTCCTGCGACTCCACACGTACACCAGCATGATGGTGAAAGCCTGGCCCAGGAAAAACAGACTGGCAAAGAGTCCAAACAGCTGGGAACTACCGAGTCaaggaaaaacccacccacCCTGTGCACACCTCCAGCACAGGAAACCCAAACTAGAGACAGCTTATCACAGCATTCCCAGATGTGTCCCATGTCACCAAGCCTCTCCTGGCTGAGATACTGAGCACCACCATCCCCACACACATCTCCCTCCGTGCCACCCCAGAACAAGACACTCTGGAGGGCACATGCAGGTTGCTCACTCCTTAAGCTGATGTCTACAACCACCAGAGACCAGAGGGCTCTGCAGTCACCTTTGCAAAATGAACACCAAAATGACCCTCAAAGAAGGGCTTTCACATTCTtacagcacttgggacagcggTATATCTTAACAGCTAGCTCACGTCCAGTATCTGCCTTCTACAGAAGTTCAGTAGTGGGATGGCTCTTGGAATTCACAGTCCTCTTCTTCAGAGCATGAGGAGACAGAGAAAGTCAAAATTTTCCCCCGCCCTTGTTGTAGTTGGACTCTAAATCCAAGTCTGACCAGGcatgtggctgctgcagccacctggCTTCTAATGGCTCCCACAGCTTCATGCAGAGCTCCGTGGGGACAGCAGTGCTCTGGGCCATCTGCATAAGACAGCAGAAGATAAGAAGGTTTATGCTTGGGAGGGAAATAAATTTCGCCATCAGATTGCTGTGTTGTGAAAAGAAGTTAAGAACTGTGTGATGGTAACTCCAGCTACTGACAGCCACAAGCTCTGGGCTCACAGGTGCTGAGTATGTGGGAACCCACTCCTTGTCCTCATGGCTCCATGTTCTTGCCCCTGTGCTGAGCCAGCCtcacaacacaggcacagccatGCTGCACTCACCAGAGCTGTcatggccctggcacagctggacaGGTTCCTGCAGCAGAACACGTGGCCTCCTTTTGAGCTGAGCCTCCTGAGCACTCTGCCACGTGtccttcagggatggggcagcccagccccttGCCAGGGCCTTCAGccctgacagcagcacagccacaggcactTTTCTCCTCCAAGCACACGGGGTGAGGCACTGGGCAAGCCAAGGGTGGGAAGGACGAGGAGCACAAGCTGTGCCATGCAGCCAGAAGCTGCCCCTgctccacctgctcagcagagcTCTCCCAGGCCTCAGGGCACGGCTGGCAGCCTGGGGCACAGGccctctgccctggggcacCAAGGAGGTttgtgaagcagctgtgctgctcagcaggcaggcacCTGCTCCACAGCACACCTGGACACAGACAAGCCCTACACTGCCCACAGCGTCTCAGAGACAGCGAGGAGCCTCAGCCAGCCCAAAAGGA
The Passer domesticus isolate bPasDom1 chromosome 17, bPasDom1.hap1, whole genome shotgun sequence DNA segment above includes these coding regions:
- the DERL3 gene encoding derlin-3 isoform X3, with the protein product MAYQGFAQEYLGMPAVTRAYTTACVLTTAAVIWRLITNFLFFGPLGFSFFFNMIFLYRYCRMLEEGSFRGRTADFVFMFLFGGFLMTLFGLFASLFFLGQAFTIMLVYVWSRRNPYIRMNFFGLLNFQAPFLPWVLMGFSLLLGNSIIIDLLGIAVGHIYYFLEDVFPNQPGGKKLLLTPSFLKMVFDTPEEDPNYNPLPEDRPEHQPRDHDQNEQQHPQ
- the DERL3 gene encoding derlin-3 isoform X1; this encodes MAYQGFAQEYLGMPAVTRAYTTACVLTTAAVQLEFITPFQLYFNPDLIFRKFQIWRLITNFLFFGPLGFSFFFNMIFLYRYCRMLEEGSFRGRTADFVFMFLFGGFLMTLFGLFASLFFLGQAFTIMLVYVWSRRNPYIRMNFFGLLNFQAPFLPWVLMGFSLLLGNSIIIDLLGIAVGHIYYFLEDVFPNQPGGKKLLLTPSFLKMVFDTPEEDPNYNPLPEDRPEHQPRDHDQNEQQHPQ
- the DERL3 gene encoding derlin-3 isoform X2, giving the protein MAYQGFAQEYLGMPAVTRAYTTACVLTTAAVLEFITPFQLYFNPDLIFRKFQIWRLITNFLFFGPLGFSFFFNMIFLYRYCRMLEEGSFRGRTADFVFMFLFGGFLMTLFGLFASLFFLGQAFTIMLVYVWSRRNPYIRMNFFGLLNFQAPFLPWVLMGFSLLLGNSIIIDLLGIAVGHIYYFLEDVFPNQPGGKKLLLTPSFLKMVFDTPEEDPNYNPLPEDRPEHQPRDHDQNEQQHPQ